The Mucilaginibacter mallensis genome has a segment encoding these proteins:
- a CDS encoding beta-galactosidase has translation MQKPIALIPLLLLCLTISAQRKSTSAKKTQSNTFNNMLGINAFEWDFLQDPKNPNDASKIYEPKMAIIKSFGGFRHYLDWQKIEPKRGSYTFNPTNNGGWNLDIIYQRCQQEGIDVLADIKGCPDWLQQTYPLNLRDSENVPMSFGADKSNPASYIEQAKAAFQFAARYGSNKKVDPALVTVDTKPRWTNDPVNVSKIGLGVIKYIECDNERDKWWKGDKAHQTAEEYAANLSAFYDGDKGRLGKGVGVKTADPGIKVVMAGLANPDPKYVEAMINWCKVHRGYKPDGSINLCFDVINYHYYANDHKPGTTDIGTVGIAPELSEAGKIADSFVKLGKVYHLPVWVTEAGYDINSGSPQRAIPVGNKSALQTQADWVIRTSFLYARHGINKVFFYELYDDNSDNPVQYASSGLASKTGERRPAADYIYQAKQLLDDFAYQGTINNYPLVDVYRKGNKTIYALMVPDEKGLTTTCKLSLGKSTTATIHKFNIGSNNMLINKVSAFNHILSIKVTETPVFVEVTN, from the coding sequence ATGCAAAAACCAATTGCACTCATCCCCCTGCTCCTGCTATGCTTAACTATATCCGCGCAGCGAAAATCAACTTCTGCAAAAAAAACGCAGTCCAATACATTTAATAACATGCTGGGCATAAACGCTTTTGAATGGGATTTTTTGCAGGACCCTAAAAATCCGAATGATGCGAGCAAAATTTATGAGCCTAAAATGGCGATCATTAAATCATTCGGTGGTTTCAGGCATTATTTGGATTGGCAAAAGATTGAGCCCAAACGCGGCAGCTACACCTTCAATCCCACCAACAATGGCGGTTGGAATCTGGATATTATTTATCAGCGCTGTCAACAGGAAGGCATTGATGTTTTGGCTGATATAAAAGGCTGCCCGGACTGGCTACAGCAAACCTATCCCTTAAACCTGCGCGATAGTGAGAACGTGCCTATGTCTTTTGGTGCTGATAAATCAAACCCGGCATCCTACATAGAACAGGCAAAAGCCGCTTTTCAGTTTGCGGCGAGATATGGGAGCAATAAAAAAGTTGATCCGGCTTTGGTAACCGTTGATACCAAACCACGTTGGACGAATGACCCGGTGAATGTCTCTAAAATCGGTCTCGGTGTAATAAAATACATAGAGTGCGATAACGAGCGTGATAAATGGTGGAAAGGCGATAAGGCCCATCAAACAGCCGAAGAATATGCCGCTAACCTTTCCGCGTTTTATGATGGCGATAAAGGCAGGTTGGGTAAAGGCGTTGGCGTAAAAACTGCCGATCCCGGTATTAAAGTGGTAATGGCTGGACTTGCCAATCCCGACCCGAAATACGTAGAAGCGATGATCAACTGGTGTAAAGTTCACCGGGGCTACAAACCGGATGGTTCGATAAATCTTTGTTTTGATGTGATCAATTATCACTATTACGCTAACGATCATAAACCGGGCACTACCGATATCGGCACAGTTGGCATAGCGCCTGAATTATCGGAAGCGGGAAAAATAGCGGATAGCTTTGTAAAATTGGGGAAGGTTTATCACCTGCCAGTTTGGGTAACCGAAGCCGGATATGATATAAACAGCGGCAGTCCGCAGCGGGCAATACCTGTTGGTAATAAGTCTGCCTTGCAAACACAGGCAGATTGGGTTATCCGTACCTCGTTTTTATATGCCCGGCATGGTATAAACAAGGTATTCTTTTATGAGTTGTATGATGACAATAGCGATAATCCTGTTCAATATGCCTCAAGTGGTTTAGCATCAAAAACGGGAGAACGGCGGCCAGCGGCAGATTACATCTACCAGGCTAAACAATTGCTTGACGATTTCGCCTATCAAGGCACTATAAACAATTACCCGCTGGTTGATGTTTACAGAAAAGGCAACAAAACAATTTACGCACTGATGGTTCCTGATGAAAAAGGCCTTACCACAACCTGTAAATTAAGTTTAGGAAAATCAACAACGGCAACAATACATAAATTCAATATCGGCAGTAATAATATGTTAATAAATAAAGTATCGGCATTTAACCATATTTTAAGTATAAAAGTTACGGAAACGCCTGTTTTTGTTGAGGTTACAAATTAG
- a CDS encoding acyltransferase, translating into MPDNKPQQLDWINNLRIIAMYMVVIVHTSSPLIMQYGKIADSYWFWGDFYNAISRFGVPVFVMITGALLLNRDQEPIPFLKKRLGRIIVPFLFWSLIYVAFGWYNEDFTFTADTWVNVKIVLHQLKYGSSYHLWYVYMLIGLYFLIPVLGKFVRNASESELLYFLLVWLGVMMISQPYLKRFDPQVDLHYFAGYAGYLVLGYYLAYKNFPARFNRNWFGILFLATLAIIVAGTYYTSIYYKGLSTMMYEPVSPTIVLLSGSAFMVGKLTNISWSPRVKQVRDFIGGYTFGIYLSHALILRLIDDELNINYSLFHPLVGIPLTALICFILSLLLVYLLSKLPLGKWIST; encoded by the coding sequence ATGCCCGATAACAAACCACAACAACTGGATTGGATCAATAACCTAAGGATAATAGCTATGTATATGGTTGTTATTGTACATACTTCATCGCCTTTAATAATGCAGTATGGTAAAATAGCAGATAGTTATTGGTTTTGGGGCGATTTTTATAATGCGATCTCGCGGTTTGGGGTACCCGTTTTTGTAATGATAACCGGGGCGTTGCTACTGAACCGTGATCAGGAGCCGATCCCTTTTCTTAAAAAACGATTGGGCCGTATCATAGTCCCGTTCCTGTTTTGGAGTTTGATATATGTTGCATTTGGCTGGTATAATGAGGATTTTACTTTTACTGCCGATACCTGGGTGAATGTTAAAATAGTGCTTCACCAGTTAAAATATGGCAGCTCGTATCATTTGTGGTATGTATATATGCTTATCGGCCTGTATTTTTTAATACCCGTACTCGGCAAATTTGTGCGGAATGCTTCGGAAAGCGAATTGCTGTATTTCCTGTTGGTTTGGTTGGGAGTGATGATGATCAGCCAGCCTTATTTAAAGCGTTTTGATCCGCAGGTTGATCTGCATTATTTTGCAGGCTATGCGGGCTATCTTGTTTTAGGCTATTACCTGGCTTATAAGAATTTCCCCGCCAGGTTTAACCGCAACTGGTTTGGTATACTGTTCCTGGCTACTTTAGCCATTATTGTTGCAGGTACTTATTATACCAGCATCTATTATAAAGGTTTAAGTACGATGATGTACGAGCCGGTTAGCCCAACAATAGTATTGTTATCGGGCAGCGCGTTTATGGTGGGCAAGCTCACAAATATCAGTTGGTCGCCGCGGGTTAAGCAGGTGCGCGACTTTATTGGCGGGTACACCTTTGGCATATATTTGAGCCATGCGCTTATTTTAAGGCTTATAGACGATGAATTGAATATTAACTACAGCTTGTTTCATCCTTTGGTTGGCATTCCGTTAACTGCCCTTATATGCTTCATACTGTCGTTGTTATTAGTGTATTTGCTGAGCAAATTACCGCTGGGCAAATGGATCTCTACCTGA
- a CDS encoding ArnT family glycosyltransferase, translated as MKKITEGTAALYTALLIVVTFIIRLFIAAYTGLGIGEAYYFRGALHLDLSYFDQPPLFFWLGGLSIKVFGLTNLGIRFPSVLLFAGTSWLLYLVTKKLFNAKAGFWAVLVMNLSAVFTVPIACWFQPDAPLMFFWLLSTYVIVDVLSITDEGRTKRGAGQVYLLWILVGICMGLATLSKYHVIFLFAGVFIFVSANKNQRHWLRHPGPYIAMLITLVIAFPVLYWNYKNNWVSFVFQGSRAGSSGGLHPVWFLRSIGGQCLWLLPWFWFPLVKQLIVSFKKRTLSQSYSFLFWTAILPLVFFTTVTLWSDLQYHFHWQAPGYMMLFMPLGYAIDKSLSDPQKARGTKRWLVFSALFTIITIGVLCIDEVTGFWQSYGPKWVVSLVDKTPEAKKNEIDPTIQGVDYDDILTRFQKEGWMNNNKIFVGATRWWLTGKVDWVLKGQKDIICFNDDPRNLAFLVDPNKVVGEDAIIIDQGSPASVNNDVKPFFDSVKQLPDIAIIRNGREELHLQVYYCTHFHVPATPREDLPLYHQLTGRPPFGK; from the coding sequence ATGAAAAAAATAACTGAAGGCACCGCCGCATTATATACCGCTCTTTTAATTGTAGTCACTTTTATAATCCGCCTGTTTATTGCAGCCTATACAGGGCTGGGCATTGGCGAAGCTTATTATTTCCGTGGTGCGTTGCACCTTGATCTGAGTTATTTTGATCAGCCGCCATTGTTCTTTTGGTTGGGCGGCTTGAGTATAAAAGTATTTGGTTTAACCAATTTGGGTATCAGGTTCCCGTCGGTGTTATTGTTTGCCGGTACCAGCTGGTTGCTGTACCTGGTTACTAAAAAGCTATTTAATGCCAAAGCTGGCTTTTGGGCAGTATTGGTTATGAATTTAAGCGCGGTATTTACCGTTCCTATTGCTTGTTGGTTTCAGCCCGATGCGCCTTTGATGTTCTTTTGGCTATTAAGTACCTATGTAATAGTTGATGTATTATCCATTACTGATGAAGGCCGTACAAAACGCGGTGCCGGGCAGGTTTACCTGCTCTGGATACTGGTAGGTATATGCATGGGCTTGGCCACATTAAGTAAATACCACGTAATATTTCTGTTTGCGGGAGTCTTTATATTTGTGAGCGCTAATAAAAACCAGCGCCACTGGTTAAGACATCCCGGACCGTACATTGCTATGTTAATCACCCTTGTGATCGCGTTCCCTGTACTTTACTGGAACTATAAGAACAATTGGGTATCCTTTGTTTTCCAGGGCTCAAGGGCCGGCTCAAGCGGTGGCTTGCACCCAGTTTGGTTTTTACGCAGCATAGGCGGCCAATGCTTATGGTTGTTACCATGGTTCTGGTTTCCGCTGGTAAAACAGCTTATCGTATCCTTTAAAAAGCGTACACTATCACAATCTTACAGCTTCTTATTCTGGACGGCCATATTACCATTGGTGTTTTTTACAACAGTTACCTTATGGTCCGATCTGCAATACCACTTCCACTGGCAGGCCCCGGGCTATATGATGTTATTTATGCCATTGGGTTATGCTATTGATAAAAGCCTGAGCGATCCTCAAAAAGCACGCGGCACTAAACGCTGGCTCGTTTTTTCGGCATTGTTTACCATTATTACCATAGGCGTGCTTTGTATTGATGAGGTTACCGGCTTTTGGCAAAGTTATGGCCCTAAATGGGTAGTAAGTCTGGTTGATAAAACACCTGAAGCAAAAAAGAATGAAATTGACCCTACTATACAGGGGGTTGATTATGATGACATTTTAACCCGTTTTCAGAAAGAAGGCTGGATGAATAATAACAAAATATTTGTTGGTGCTACCCGCTGGTGGCTTACCGGTAAGGTTGATTGGGTGCTGAAAGGCCAAAAAGATATCATTTGCTTTAACGATGACCCACGTAACCTGGCTTTTTTGGTTGATCCTAATAAAGTTGTAGGTGAAGATGCCATTATTATTGACCAGGGTAGTCCCGCGAGTGTAAACAATGATGTAAAGCCATTTTTCGACAGCGTGAAACAATTACCCGATATTGCCATTATACGTAACGGCAGGGAGGAACTGCATTTACAGGTATACTATTGCACCCATTTCCACGTACCTGCAACACCAAGGGAAGATTTGCCGCTGTATCACCAGTTAACAGGCAGGCCGCCGTTTGGAAAGTAA
- a CDS encoding VOC family protein — MFKHTKAFSGFSVDDIAKAKAFYQQTLGLEVSEGMMGLLDLHIEGNDNSILIYPKPNHEPATYTILNFPVDDVEQAVDALTTKGISFEQYDMGQLKTDEKGIARFPGITQAWFKDPAGNILSVINAEK, encoded by the coding sequence ATGTTCAAACACACAAAGGCATTTAGCGGTTTTTCGGTTGATGATATAGCAAAAGCAAAGGCATTTTACCAACAAACATTGGGTTTGGAGGTAAGTGAGGGGATGATGGGCCTGCTTGACCTGCATATTGAAGGGAATGATAATAGCATTTTGATATACCCAAAGCCTAATCATGAACCTGCAACCTACACTATTCTTAATTTCCCGGTGGATGATGTAGAGCAGGCGGTTGATGCATTAACCACCAAGGGCATCAGCTTTGAACAGTATGATATGGGACAATTAAAAACGGATGAAAAAGGCATAGCACGGTTCCCTGGCATTACCCAGGCATGGTTTAAAGACCCTGCCGGCAATATTTTGTCGGTAATAAATGCTGAAAAATAA
- a CDS encoding HdeD family acid-resistance protein: protein MATSSEIISDIKHWWLFLLRGILFILLGIYMISAPLVTFVALSMLFGIVIVLGGAAELVHAYANRYVVGWSWRFLLGLIDVALGFILIFDVKLSISVLPFAVGLWFLFRGFSLFSFASVMRRSGWMMLAGVIIVLFAMLIMFNPAFGAMTIVLWAASAFIVTGIINTILAFRLKAVNEVLTKR, encoded by the coding sequence ATGGCAACTTCATCTGAAATAATCAGCGACATCAAACACTGGTGGCTCTTTTTACTGCGCGGTATATTGTTCATATTACTGGGTATTTATATGATCAGTGCACCGTTAGTAACCTTTGTGGCACTCAGTATGCTTTTTGGGATAGTAATAGTTTTAGGGGGCGCTGCCGAGCTGGTGCATGCTTATGCAAACCGCTACGTAGTAGGGTGGAGCTGGCGTTTTCTGTTAGGATTGATAGATGTAGCCCTGGGCTTTATACTTATTTTCGATGTTAAATTAAGTATAAGCGTGTTGCCGTTCGCGGTAGGGTTATGGTTCCTGTTCAGAGGGTTTTCACTATTTAGTTTTGCCAGCGTAATGCGCCGGTCAGGCTGGATGATGCTGGCAGGCGTGATAATTGTTTTATTTGCGATGTTGATTATGTTTAACCCCGCCTTTGGTGCAATGACCATTGTATTATGGGCAGCATCTGCATTTATAGTAACGGGTATTATTAATACCATACTTGCTTTCAGGCTTAAAGCTGTAAATGAAGTTTTAACAAAACGGTAG
- a CDS encoding carboxylesterase/lipase family protein, producing MKKIILLLLAIISGIAFSFAQTGSNVQVKITNGLLQGVVETSGIHSFKGIPYAQPPLADLRWKEPRPPKNWAGVHVADHFGPQAMQPPVFSDMMFRSNGKSEDCLYLNVWTPAKSAKEKLPVLVYFYGGGFIAGDGSEYRYDGEALAKKGIVTVTINYRLGIFGFFAHPELTKESPHHSSGNYGLMDQHAALLWVQKNIAAFGGDPDKVTIGGESAGSMSVSAQVASPLSKGLFRGAIGESGAVLGNLSPVPLTDIEQTGVKFAQKAGATTLDDLRKIPADKLMQLAMGIKFSTAVDGYFLPKMPQAIFDAGKQMHVPLLAGWNSAEVEYHSVLGNDSLTVTNYKKALQKLYNDKADDVFNAYPAATDADVAQAATDLASDRFIVFATWKFTDIQSKIGDKPVYRYLFSKKRPPMVNGQGNGNSLGASHASEIEYALGNLSTNKVYAWTPDDYKVSETMQTYFANFIKTGNPNGNGLPQWDKLDSANPKTMVIDVNSQLTPVTNTARYILLESFYNK from the coding sequence ATGAAGAAAATCATCTTATTATTGCTTGCTATAATTAGCGGGATAGCTTTTTCCTTTGCACAAACCGGCAGTAACGTACAGGTTAAAATAACTAACGGGCTATTACAGGGCGTCGTTGAAACCAGCGGAATACATTCCTTTAAAGGCATACCCTATGCACAGCCACCGCTTGCTGATCTGCGATGGAAGGAGCCCCGGCCACCTAAGAACTGGGCAGGTGTACATGTTGCGGATCATTTTGGACCACAGGCTATGCAACCGCCCGTTTTTAGTGATATGATGTTCAGGAGTAATGGAAAAAGTGAGGATTGTTTGTACCTGAATGTGTGGACACCTGCAAAATCAGCCAAAGAGAAATTACCCGTACTCGTTTATTTTTACGGTGGAGGGTTTATAGCGGGCGACGGTTCAGAATATCGTTATGATGGCGAAGCTTTGGCTAAAAAAGGAATTGTTACCGTAACTATTAACTACCGTTTAGGTATTTTCGGTTTCTTTGCCCATCCTGAACTAACCAAAGAATCACCACATCATTCATCGGGTAATTATGGTTTAATGGATCAGCATGCGGCATTGTTATGGGTACAAAAAAACATCGCAGCCTTTGGCGGCGACCCTGATAAAGTAACCATTGGTGGCGAATCGGCTGGTTCTATGTCGGTATCGGCACAAGTGGCTTCGCCTTTGTCAAAGGGATTATTTAGAGGCGCAATTGGTGAAAGCGGCGCGGTATTAGGTAATTTATCACCTGTACCATTGACTGATATTGAGCAAACAGGCGTAAAGTTCGCGCAAAAAGCGGGCGCAACTACACTGGATGACCTGCGTAAAATACCTGCCGATAAACTAATGCAGCTGGCAATGGGTATAAAGTTCTCTACTGCTGTCGACGGTTACTTTTTACCTAAAATGCCACAGGCCATTTTTGATGCCGGTAAGCAAATGCACGTGCCATTATTAGCCGGCTGGAACTCTGCAGAGGTAGAATATCACTCTGTTTTAGGCAATGATTCGCTGACAGTTACTAATTATAAAAAAGCTTTACAAAAACTATATAATGATAAAGCTGATGATGTATTCAATGCCTACCCCGCAGCAACCGATGCCGATGTTGCGCAAGCGGCCACCGATCTGGCATCAGACCGTTTTATAGTTTTTGCTACCTGGAAATTTACTGATATACAAAGCAAAATCGGCGATAAGCCTGTTTACCGATACCTGTTTTCAAAGAAAAGGCCGCCAATGGTTAACGGACAAGGTAATGGCAATTCGCTGGGCGCGTCACATGCTTCAGAAATTGAATATGCTTTGGGTAATCTATCCACCAACAAAGTTTACGCCTGGACACCTGATGATTACAAGGTATCAGAAACTATGCAAACCTATTTTGCCAATTTTATAAAAACAGGCAATCCTAACGGTAATGGTTTACCGCAATGGGATAAGCTGGATAGTGCAAACCCAAAAACTATGGTGATTGATGTAAACAGCCAGCTAACTCCGGTAACAAATACGGCCCGGTATATTTTGCTCGAAAGTTTTTATAATAAATAG
- a CDS encoding MFS transporter, whose protein sequence is MATVALRSTAGKWVMVSAILASAMAFIDSTALNVVLPSLQKSLQATGADLFWILNAYLLMLASLILIGGSLGDRLGRKKVFMAGIFIFICGSAACGLSPGVTFLIVFRIIQGIGGALMIPGSLSLISSSINEQERGKAIGTWSAFTTVVTMGGPILGGALGDAGLWRYIFFINVPIGIAALVMLWFKVKESRDEGSGHALDFPGAIAIALGLALVTFGFLRIPAVGLANWQVYTTLSVGVLLLVAFVVIEAKSKHPMVPLHLFANATFSGANLLSFFLYAGLGAGMLFLSLNLVQVQGYSQLQSGLTFLPFTIMMISLARFAGTLADKYGPRLLLIIGPAAAGTGLLILSFIKQTNGPSDYWTSFFPGVIVFGLGMSFTVAPLTTAVMGSVSDHFSGTASGVNNAVTRIANVFANAIFGALAVLFFTGALQHKLADVKLKPQYQQEALAQAADLGNAKVPANIQSSNKAVIEKYYHESFIAAYANIMRISAALGFLGALMAVIFVKNSAVKKE, encoded by the coding sequence ATGGCTACAGTAGCGTTGCGCAGTACCGCGGGTAAATGGGTTATGGTTTCGGCCATCCTGGCTTCAGCTATGGCTTTTATTGATAGTACGGCGCTTAACGTGGTGTTGCCATCGCTGCAAAAAAGTTTGCAGGCTACCGGTGCCGATCTGTTCTGGATATTGAATGCATATTTGCTTATGCTGGCTTCGCTCATACTTATTGGTGGTTCATTGGGCGATAGATTGGGCCGTAAAAAAGTGTTCATGGCCGGGATATTTATTTTTATCTGTGGCTCGGCGGCATGCGGCTTATCACCCGGAGTGACTTTTTTGATCGTTTTTAGGATCATACAAGGCATTGGCGGGGCTTTAATGATCCCGGGTAGCCTGTCGCTCATCTCCTCATCAATAAACGAACAGGAGCGTGGTAAGGCCATTGGCACCTGGTCTGCATTTACAACGGTGGTAACCATGGGCGGCCCTATATTGGGTGGCGCCTTGGGCGATGCTGGCTTATGGCGGTATATCTTTTTTATAAACGTACCCATAGGCATTGCGGCGCTGGTGATGCTCTGGTTCAAGGTAAAAGAAAGTAGGGATGAAGGTAGTGGCCATGCTTTGGATTTCCCCGGTGCTATAGCTATAGCATTAGGATTGGCTTTGGTAACTTTTGGCTTTTTACGCATACCGGCGGTTGGTTTGGCTAACTGGCAGGTATATACCACGCTAAGCGTTGGCGTATTGCTGCTGGTAGCTTTTGTTGTTATTGAAGCCAAAAGTAAACACCCTATGGTGCCTTTGCATTTGTTTGCCAACGCTACGTTCAGCGGGGCAAATTTGCTTAGCTTTTTCCTGTACGCAGGTTTAGGTGCGGGTATGCTGTTCCTTTCACTGAATTTGGTGCAGGTGCAGGGGTATAGTCAGCTGCAGTCAGGACTTACTTTTTTGCCTTTTACTATCATGATGATCTCCCTGGCCCGCTTTGCCGGTACGCTTGCCGATAAATATGGCCCAAGGTTATTGCTAATTATTGGTCCGGCTGCGGCAGGGACAGGCCTGCTCATTTTATCATTTATAAAGCAGACCAATGGTCCATCGGACTACTGGACAAGCTTTTTTCCGGGAGTTATTGTATTCGGACTGGGTATGTCGTTCACCGTTGCGCCATTAACCACAGCGGTAATGGGTTCGGTAAGTGATCATTTTTCGGGGACGGCATCTGGTGTAAACAATGCGGTTACACGTATAGCCAACGTATTTGCCAATGCCATATTTGGCGCGCTGGCAGTACTGTTTTTTACAGGTGCATTGCAGCATAAATTAGCTGATGTTAAGCTAAAGCCACAATACCAGCAGGAAGCATTAGCACAAGCCGCTGATCTGGGTAATGCAAAGGTTCCGGCCAATATCCAATCCAGCAATAAAGCTGTTATTGAAAAATACTACCACGAAAGTTTTATTGCTGCCTATGCCAATATTATGCGCATATCGGCGGCGCTTGGTTTTTTAGGCGCGTTAATGGCTGTTATCTTTGTTAAAAATAGTGCTGTTAAAAAGGAATAA
- a CDS encoding START domain-containing protein codes for MYKVLFIFLLLFFKLMPASAGIDWKLNTEKDGIKIYTSVVPDSKIKAIKVECEVTATASQLVTILMDIKNAPEWVYHTKSCSLVKQVSPSELYYYSEVTLPWPVKNRDFVSHLTVSQDHNTKVVTVDGPVVNDLVPAKDNIVRINHSNGKWVITPLGNGQVKIEYSLHVDPGGDLPAWLINMFATEGPMQIFKNLKTELQKPAYKSATLPFITN; via the coding sequence ATGTATAAAGTATTATTCATATTTCTTTTATTATTCTTTAAGTTGATGCCTGCTTCGGCCGGAATTGACTGGAAGCTTAATACAGAGAAGGATGGCATAAAAATATATACCAGTGTTGTACCCGATTCAAAAATAAAAGCCATTAAAGTTGAATGTGAAGTTACCGCAACAGCATCGCAGCTTGTTACTATTTTAATGGATATTAAGAATGCGCCTGAGTGGGTATATCATACCAAATCCTGCTCATTGGTTAAGCAGGTTTCGCCATCAGAACTATATTACTACTCAGAAGTAACCTTACCATGGCCCGTTAAAAACAGGGATTTTGTGTCACATTTAACAGTTTCACAAGATCATAATACTAAAGTGGTTACCGTTGATGGCCCGGTTGTAAACGATCTTGTACCGGCTAAAGATAATATTGTACGCATAAATCACTCTAATGGTAAATGGGTAATAACACCATTAGGAAACGGCCAGGTAAAAATTGAATACAGTTTACATGTAGACCCGGGAGGCGATCTGCCTGCATGGCTCATTAATATGTTTGCTACAGAAGGCCCTATGCAGATATTTAAAAACCTGAAGACAGAACTGCAAAAGCCTGCGTATAAAAGCGCGACATTGCCGTTTATCACTAATTAA
- a CDS encoding DUF4342 domain-containing protein, producing the protein MGTKESFSINGENLLKKVKELIAEGNIKKITIADKSGKELASFPLTFGVVGILLMPVMAAIGAIAALVTECTITVERHDEETGAGNGHA; encoded by the coding sequence ATGGGAACGAAAGAATCATTCAGTATAAATGGCGAGAACTTGCTTAAAAAAGTAAAGGAACTGATAGCCGAAGGAAATATAAAAAAGATAACCATTGCCGATAAATCAGGTAAAGAACTGGCATCTTTCCCGCTAACTTTTGGCGTAGTAGGTATTTTGCTGATGCCGGTTATGGCCGCTATTGGCGCTATAGCCGCACTGGTTACAGAATGTACCATCACTGTTGAAAGGCATGATGAAGAAACAGGCGCAGGTAACGGACATGCTTAA
- a CDS encoding ferritin, protein MNTNRLSPTLAAALNAQMTNEAHNSQIYLAYASWASDKGYDGIANFLFRHANEERNHMMKFLEYILKRGAKVVVTAIPAPGHDPKSVNDCFEKVFKYEVENTTSIYNIVNMSLEEKDWATWNFLQWFVKEQTEEETLALDLLSKIKVAGGEKANPEALYTLDLDLGKTPDDAVLAQDVTVEKP, encoded by the coding sequence ATGAACACCAACAGACTATCACCAACACTTGCAGCTGCCTTAAATGCCCAGATGACAAACGAGGCGCACAACTCACAGATATACCTGGCTTATGCCTCATGGGCAAGCGACAAAGGGTATGACGGTATTGCGAATTTCCTTTTCAGGCATGCCAATGAGGAACGCAACCATATGATGAAATTTTTGGAGTACATTTTAAAAAGAGGCGCTAAAGTGGTTGTGACCGCTATACCCGCCCCCGGCCATGACCCAAAAAGTGTTAATGACTGCTTTGAGAAGGTATTTAAATACGAAGTGGAGAACACCACATCTATTTACAACATCGTAAACATGAGCCTTGAGGAAAAAGACTGGGCAACCTGGAACTTTTTGCAATGGTTTGTGAAGGAACAAACAGAAGAGGAAACACTGGCGCTCGACCTGCTATCAAAAATAAAAGTGGCTGGTGGCGAAAAAGCCAACCCTGAGGCGCTTTACACATTGGATCTGGACCTGGGCAAAACTCCTGACGATGCTGTATTAGCCCAGGATGTAACTGTGGAGAAACCATAA
- a CDS encoding D-2-hydroxyacid dehydrogenase family protein: MKNNSPLKIAVLDDYQQVAFKFADWHTITSKAEVKVFHDHIADEKVVIERLLPFNIVCVMRERTPLTRNILAQLPNLKLIVSTGMRNASIDNKAVEELGIPLKYTRYVENGAPEITWALLMAIARHIPQESNNFKNGWQTTVGTDLKGKTIGILGLGRVGSKIAAYAKAFDMNIIAWSQNLTEEKAIEAGAKLVSKETLFKEADFVTIHLVLSDRTKGIIGAEELQLMKPTAYFINTSRGPLVYEKALIEILQQKKIAGAALDVYDTEPLPLDHPFRKMDNVLGTSHIGYVTEDTYKVFYEDTVKAIEDWIAV, translated from the coding sequence ATGAAGAATAACTCGCCGCTTAAGATCGCTGTTTTGGATGATTATCAGCAGGTCGCCTTTAAGTTTGCCGACTGGCATACCATAACTTCCAAAGCCGAAGTAAAGGTATTTCATGATCATATAGCTGATGAAAAAGTGGTAATTGAACGTTTGTTACCCTTTAATATAGTATGTGTAATGCGCGAAAGAACACCGCTTACCCGTAATATATTAGCGCAATTGCCAAATCTAAAGCTTATTGTTTCCACAGGTATGCGCAATGCTTCTATTGATAACAAGGCGGTTGAGGAATTGGGCATCCCGCTCAAATACACCCGTTATGTTGAAAATGGCGCGCCTGAAATTACCTGGGCATTGCTGATGGCCATAGCCCGCCACATCCCGCAGGAAAGCAACAACTTTAAAAACGGCTGGCAAACTACCGTTGGCACCGATCTGAAAGGGAAAACCATTGGCATACTTGGCCTGGGCAGGGTCGGTAGTAAAATAGCAGCCTATGCCAAAGCTTTTGATATGAATATAATTGCCTGGAGCCAGAATCTGACTGAAGAAAAAGCAATTGAGGCAGGGGCGAAATTAGTAAGCAAGGAAACCTTATTTAAAGAAGCTGATTTTGTAACTATCCACCTGGTATTAAGTGACCGTACAAAGGGGATTATTGGTGCAGAAGAATTACAGCTCATGAAACCTACGGCGTATTTTATAAATACATCGCGCGGGCCGCTGGTTTATGAAAAAGCATTGATTGAAATTCTACAGCAAAAAAAGATAGCCGGTGCTGCATTGGATGTATATGACACCGAACCATTGCCATTAGATCATCCTTTCCGCAAAATGGATAATGTATTGGGTACATCGCATATTGGTTATGTAACTGAAGATACTTATAAAGTGTTTTATGAGGATACAGTGAAGGCAATAGAAGATTGGATAGCGGTATAA